One window of the Oncorhynchus mykiss isolate Arlee chromosome 5, USDA_OmykA_1.1, whole genome shotgun sequence genome contains the following:
- the gpx7 gene encoding glutathione peroxidase 7 — protein sequence MLSVLTLLLILFSLNEAKQKDLYTFKVVNSRGRLVSLEKYRGSVSLVVNVASDCGFTEDHYTDLQQLQRDFGPSHFNILAFPCNQFGQQEPGSDKDIDAFVRRVYGVSFPLFSKIAVVGTGANNAFKYLVEMSGKEPDWNFWKYLIDTDGKVVDAWGPSVSVKELRPKIAEMVRNIILKKKEEL from the exons ATGCTTTCCGTCCTCACATTGCTATTGATCTTATTCAGTCTAAATGAGGCCAAACAGAAAGATTTGTACACTTTCAAAGTTGTTAATAGCAGAGGGAGATTAGTCTCTTTGGAAAAATACAGGGGTTCG GTGTCTCTTGTGGTGAATGTGGCCAGTGACTGTGGCTTCACTGAGGATCACTACACAGACCTTCAACAGCTGCAGAGGGACTTTGGGCCGTCCCACTTCAACATCCTGGCCTTCCCCTGCAACCAGTTTGGCCAGCAGGAGCCTGGCAGCGACAAGGACATTGACGCCTTTGTCCGGCGTGTCTACGGagtctccttccccctcttcagCAAGATTGCTGTGGTGGGCACCGGGGCCAACAATGCCTTCAAGTACCTTGTGG AGATGTCAGGAAAAGAGCCCGACTGGAACTTCTGGAAGTACCTCATCGATACAGATGGGAAAGTTGTGGATGCCTGGGGGCCCAGTGTCTCTGTCAAAGAACTCCGACCTAAAATAGCTGAAATGGTACGGAATATCATCCTCAAGAAGAAAGAGGAACTTTAA